The region CTTCATACATTATTGAAGCTAGACTACCTAGTTTGATCAAGTTTCAGGGCTCTCTCTGTCCCAAGAATTTGGACCATGCAGTCCTTGCTCACCCTGTTATTTCGTAAAGTATTTCTGGCGTGCTGCACTTAAAAAATGTGCCGCAACTTTATAACCTTCTATTTTTCTGCAGCATGGCTGGTTGTCCCTTTGGTGAGAATTGCCACTTCCTTCACTTTGTTCCTGGTGGCTTCAAAGCTGTAGCCCAGATGATGAATCTCTCCCCTGCCCCCACCTTAAAGACAACAACAGGGCCACCACCGAACCAGAATGGTTCTTCTTCAGTTGCTGTGAAGACCAAACTTTGCAATAAATTCAACAGTGCCGAAGGTTGCAAGTTCAATGACAAATGCCACTTTGCTCATGGTGAAAAGGAGCTCGGCAGACCTATTGCACACTCTCAAGAGGATTCACGTGCGGTGGGACCTGTCACTCCCTACTTTGGTGCTCGAGCAGAACCACCTGTACAAGGACTTGCAGCCAGTTTCGGTGCCTCTGCCACAGCCAAGATCAGTGTGGATGCTTCTCTGGCTGGTGCCATCATTGGTAAAGCTGGAGTCAATTCCAAGCAAATCTGCAGACAAACAGGAGCCAAGCTATCCATTCGGGATCATGAAACAGATCCCAGTCTAAGAAACATTGAGCTAGAGGGCACATTCGAGCAAATTAAGCAAGCAAGTACGATGGTGAGGGAGCTCATTGTCAGCATTGGATCTAGTAATACCCCTGCGAAAACTTTGGGAGGTGGTGGAGGCCCTCCGACCCCAGGAAGCAACTTCAAGACCAAGCTCTGTGAAAATTTCTCGAAAGGCTCGTGTACATTTGGAGAGCGATGCCATTTTGCCCATGGTGCAGCTGAGCTACGTAAAACAGGTTTTTGAGTTATCCCATGCTTTTTTACCTTCCTACTATTCTGTTATGTTCCATGAATTAATGTAGCAAACTTTACTTGTTATTTAttccagttttgatttttgtgCATTACCAGTTTCTATAAATTCATTGGTTCTGGTTATTTTTTCTTCATGGAAATGTGATAATGCtcctaatttaatttattttttttctggttTCATCTTGGAAAATTACACTCTAGTCACATACGAAAacaggagtactatttttttaatcttttattaTGCCAAGATTAATTTCATGTATGTACAATGTTATTTTTGTAGTTTTCtaaaaagaagaaaggaaatagtATATAACTCTTTTTTTTTGCATCCAGAATCTTTCTTGGTTAGAAAAATTGAGGGGCTATGCTAAGAAAAATGAAAGGAGTGAGCTTGTAGTATGGGTTGTAAATTCTAATGAGCGGAATCTAATTTGGAAGCAACAGCCTACTTGTTCTTTCATCGAATGCATTTTTCACCTTTTTCcttcaaaattttctttaaaatCCACAAAATTCGTTACACAGAATACAAATACTAGGAgtacaatttaaattttaaaatgagcACCAAATTCAAGCAATAAATAGATTACTGGGGCCTACTTTATTGGGTTTTTGGCACATCTCCGCAGGTTTCGGTTGTACATTATACATCGAGTGGTAATTGTTGTTtgagatttttaattttcaaggT is a window of Salvia splendens isolate huo1 chromosome 3, SspV2, whole genome shotgun sequence DNA encoding:
- the LOC121797117 gene encoding zinc finger CCCH domain-containing protein 14-like isoform X1 codes for the protein MDIRKRGRVEFDPNANGGPKRSKPELDSVSGGIGSKTKPCTKFFSMAGCPFGENCHFLHFVPGGFKAVAQMMNLSPAPTLKTTTGPPPNQNGSSSVAVKTKLCNKFNSAEGCKFNDKCHFAHGEKELGRPIAHSQEDSRAVGPVTPYFGARAEPPVQGLAASFGASATAKISVDASLAGAIIGKAGVNSKQICRQTGAKLSIRDHETDPSLRNIELEGTFEQIKQASTMVRELIVSIGSSNTPAKTLGGGGGPPTPGSNFKTKLCENFSKGSCTFGERCHFAHGAAELRKTGF
- the LOC121797117 gene encoding zinc finger CCCH domain-containing protein 14-like isoform X2; this encodes MAGCPFGENCHFLHFVPGGFKAVAQMMNLSPAPTLKTTTGPPPNQNGSSSVAVKTKLCNKFNSAEGCKFNDKCHFAHGEKELGRPIAHSQEDSRAVGPVTPYFGARAEPPVQGLAASFGASATAKISVDASLAGAIIGKAGVNSKQICRQTGAKLSIRDHETDPSLRNIELEGTFEQIKQASTMVRELIVSIGSSNTPAKTLGGGGGPPTPGSNFKTKLCENFSKGSCTFGERCHFAHGAAELRKTGF